One window of Lacerta agilis isolate rLacAgi1 chromosome 14, rLacAgi1.pri, whole genome shotgun sequence genomic DNA carries:
- the LOC117058524 gene encoding putative protein FAM10A4 yields MDPKNVGDIQALLNLYKQDPTLLRAKQLSFLRDSLESMGDTISGFQRIEAFPLRLGKEEGKPPEQLTSEESDLELDDDGIIKPDEDEPQEMGDENVEVTNDMKSKAEEKEAEAYAFLETGELQNAIDLLTEAIKLNPLSPILYANRASVFVKLQKPNAAIRDCNKASELNPNDAQAYKWRGKAHMLLGHWEEAAEDLALACIWDYDEDTNSLLKEVQPKALKMIEHHTKYKRKRTLKKIQKIQSTLDWIKSILEEQERVQNEENIWQWMTRACRRYFDFFMAVMDPRIVLAWLDVTWNPDNISKYRDNHKFMKFIGQVD; encoded by the coding sequence ATGGATCCTAAAAATGTTGGTGACATTCAAGCTTTGCTCAATCTGTACAAACAGGATCCAACGCTCTTGAGAGCAAAACAACTGAGCTTCCTAAGAGATTCATTGGAGAGCATGGGGGACACCATTTCAGGTTTCCAGAGAATTGAAGCCTTTCCTCTGAGACTTGGTAAAGAGGAAGGGAAACCACCCGAACAGCTTACCAGCGAGGAGAGCGATTTAGAGTTGGATGACGATGGAATTATCAAACCAGATGAAGATGAACCCCAGGAAATGGGAGACGAAAATGTGGAGGTTACAAATGATATGAAAAGCAAGGCTGAGGAGAAGGAGGCGGAGGCATATGCTTTCCTGGAGACAGGAGAACTGCAGAATGCCATTGATCTGCTTACAGAGGCTATCAAGCTGAATCCCCTGTCACCAATCCTGTATGCCAACCGCGCCAGTGTCTTTGTCAAATTGCAGAAGCCCAATGCTGCCATTAGAGACTGCAACAAAGCGTCAGAGCTCAACCCCAACGATGCGCAGGCCTACAAGTGGAGAGGGAAAGCGCATATGCTTTTGGGTCACTGGGAAGAAGCTGCTGAAGACCTTGCATTAGCCTGTATATGGGATTATGATGAAGACACCAATTCCCTGCTAAAGGAGGTTCAACCCAAGGCCCTGAAGATGATCGAACACCACACCAAATATAAAAGAAAGCGAACACTGAAGAAGATCCAGAAGATCCAGTCAACTCTGGACTGGATTAAGAGTATCCTGGAAGAACAAGAAAGGGTACAGAATGAAGAAAATATTTGGCAGTGGATGACTCGAGCCTGTCGGAGGTACTTTGACTTTTTTATGGCTGTTATGGATCCTAGAATTGTCCTGGCCTGGCTGGACGTCACCTGGAACCCAGACAATATCTCCAAATACCGGGACAACCACAAGTTTATGAAGTTCATTGGTCAGGTTGACTGA
- the LOC117058565 gene encoding putative protein FAM10A4 yields the protein MDLKRVKKLQALVNLYSQDPGLVGDRQLAVLRTHVDNILQTHIGASGRKVLEEEEIFEVTNCDESDVETDEDNEIVEPDQDILQEMGDENVRLTSEMMDQADEKREEAFDAVDKGNLQRAIELFTDAIKLNPQSSVTYVNRASTFVKLKKPNAAIRDCKKAAELNRKSAQPYKWQGKAHMLLGYWEKAAEDFTTACKLDRDEETHALLQVVQLKLQRLKEYHHKREQKRELKEIHQRLERVRLSLEEQERVPREENPWDEMARAGRKHLKSFLTLLDPRVMMAFLDVVWNPENIYKYRKKNVITKFTRKH from the coding sequence ATGGACCTCAAGAGAGTGAAGAAACTTCAGGCCTTGGTCAATTTATACAGCCAAGATCCTGGGCTTGTGGGTGACAGGCAGCTTGCTGTATTGCGGACCCACGTGGATAATATATTACAAACTCACATAGGTGCCTCTGGGAGAAAGGTACTTGAGGAGGAAGAGATATTTGAGGTCACAAACTGCGATGAAAGCGATGTTGAAACGGATGAGGACAATGAGATTGTTGAACCAGACCAAGATATTCTCCAAGAAATGGGAGATGAAAATGTGAGACTAACCAGTGAGATGATGGATCAGGCTGATGAAAAGAGGGAAGAGGCTTTTGACGCAGTTGATAAAGGCAATCTCCAAAGAGCTATTGAATTGTTTACCGACGCCATCAAGTTGAACCCCCAGTCCAGTGTCACATATGTGAACCGAGCAAGCACCTTTGTGAAACTAAAGAAACCTAATGCCGCCATCAGAGACTGTAAGAAGGCCGCTGAACTGAACCGGAAATCTGCACAGCCATATAAGTGGCAAGGGAAGGCTCATATGCTGCTAGGGtattgggagaaagctgctgaAGACTTCACCACGGCTTGCAAACTTGACCGTGATGAGGAAACTCATGCTTTGCTTCAGGTGGTGCAACTGAAACTTCAGAGACTCAAGGAGTATCATCACAAACGCGAGCAAAAGCGAGAGTTAAAGGAAATCCACCAAAGGTTAGAAAGAGTCAGATTGTCCCTGGAAGAGCAGGAGAGAGTCCCGAGAGAAGAGAATCCATGGGATGAAATGGCCAGAGCAGGTCGGAAACATCTCAAATCTTTCCTTACCCTTTTAGATCCCCGGGTAATGATGGCATTCCTGGATGTGGTCTGGAATCCTGAAAACATCTACAAATACCGAAAGAAAAATGTGATAACTAAGTTCACTCGCAAACATTAA